A region of the Culex quinquefasciatus strain JHB chromosome 1, VPISU_Cqui_1.0_pri_paternal, whole genome shotgun sequence genome:
atcaggtctttaagaaaaaaagtatttgtgttgagaatatataaaaaaaaatttctatcacaatattcattgtatttgaatgaatagtaccaaacctttcaacaccccttccccccaaaaatgctacgtctgttctgaatgaagccaaaaagaaagttgatcattcagagccaatacgaacctttcaagaaatattatatgtaatttgatgtgataaaaatgccatcaattttattcttaaaagatgctatttccccgaacgcggtcaagcggaaatgcccggtgcccaggagcgcgcgcgctccggggcaccgggcatttccgcttgaccgcgttcggggaaatggcattaggggaaatgactattcagggatatgactaatcgggtaagtggcattcgggattgtggcccattcgggaaaatggcattcggggatgtggacgattaggggaaatggaaaattcgggtaaatggaattcggggaaatgactattaggggaagtgtcttttcggggaaatggcattcggggaaatgtcccttcggtaatatgggtttcggggaaatgtcatagattcttgaagtgtttctttgaagcaactcgcgctagttctgcacgagtttcgccgccatcttggaacttaaactctagtgccgcactcgatattttttcagtttcatgcgaattccacgcgcactgacaaatgacgttcgattgaaccaaaactggcaccgacgagtgcgtcactcagtgccgcaccggctcttcaaacgaacgtaccataagttTGATTGCAATCGAAAATCAGATGAAGCCATTCGATTCAGCGTCCAATTTACTTTTCAAATAGCTGTAGAGTTTTGCTCTATCATTTTTCGTTCCCAAGACTATTTCAAAAGaggctttttgaaaataatacaaaaatcgcaaaactttggGCCGGTGCCAAACAAGAAGGAATGGTCcaatttgattcaaaatcgggatttttatatgttttgataGAATTAATAGatccaccaaatttgagcttgatcagagCTAGTACATTTCGAGTGGTGATTTCGTAGAATACTCAGACCGATATTATTCGTGAAGAAACTTgatatttcgtaaacttttaaacgtttaacaaaaaaaaatagaagctCATGAAGATTTGATAAATCACCGTTAATTTTGTGAATGTTTTTAAACGTGCCAGTCATAAGCACTTTGAtagcaaagtgaaatttgtAATTTCGTTTATTATATATATACCATGGGATCACACGGATTTTTAGTCATCAAGCCTTAGTCTAAACATAGTATTGGGGATCTTCAACCTAGAACCCGTCCTAAATAGACTAGATTAGTTCATCATGTTTTGGGCTTCTTCaataagcttgattttgaaaaacataaactGTGATATGCATGTTGTCAGGTCAAAAGTATTCCGGAACAGCTGCACCTTCactctaatttttaaattatcatggATTTCTTCGGCGCgttgaaaactcaattttttatatccaaaaaaaacataactcagAATCCTGTTTAAAGAGCAAACCAAGTTTCATTTGATCTGTAGGGGTACTTTATGTTTATGTTGtgctatgtttttaaaatttgttggtattacttttttaaagcttaaCTTATCTTCATCCTTTGAAAAGTACCTAGCGAGCTAagattggttcagccgttccggagatttttttttattgtgggtattgaaaaattggaaatccTTATAATGTCGGTTACATTTCCggactgaaaaataaaattattaacgCTTGATGATACATACTTTGATcgttgtcatattggtcatgttgTAACACCTTGTCACTGCATTTTAGCTGGAATCGCTTCTTCAAAGAGAGCGCCAACTGCTGATCTGCAACGTCAATCAGAATGGCTTAGACTTGCTCAGAAAACGACAGCTGACCCTTGTAATGGACATTATTACCAGCGACAAGAACGAGTCACCTGCTAAAGGTATAGTTAAtgattttgatgtttatgtcGCGTTCTAACTGGGTTCCTAATTCACAGCTCCCAACACGCGACTGTGTAAGAAGTGTAGCCGTGTTAAAGTCTTAGCCAAGTTCCCACTAGACACTCGCCAAACTTCCGCATCAATTTGTGAACGCTGCACGGATCTGCAAGGGCCTGCTGTGGACATTGCAATTTACAGGTCGATTCTGCGGTCAATTCGTCGTGACGAGAAAAAACGAGGAGCATTGGCGTCTTATGCGTTTATAATCCAGGACAACGACATAAAGCACATCGTGGAACGTATTTGGCATGGCCATTCTGCGATATCGAACGAAACGAACCGCGCCGAGCTGCGACTTGTACGTTGGGACATACGAAGTGACTGGAGTCCGTGGAACTGTATCTGCCTGACGGAATCTGAGGCGCGGGCACATTTACGGATTGTTCATTTAGACCGGTATTATGAGGCGagcattttcaaagaaataaccAACAAACACGCATTGAGCAAACACACGTTCAAGCAGCTTCGTGACATTGATCAAGTGTTCGTAGAGTCAGGCACCTGGTGGAAGGTTGGGCTGGGCGGTTCGTGCAAATAAATTCCTTTTTGTTTCATTCTGTATTTTATACTCTGCGTAAAACATTCAACTAGATACGGATTTTCTTACGGCTTCTCACTAACGATAGCTTTGAACGCCTTCTGCAAATACTCTACTCGCTTCAGCAACTTGTCTGCGGTGCTGAACTCGTGGTACGGCACCGATAGTACGGAATAGCCGGCCGCTCGGAGCAGTCGGCAGGCGAGGCTTTGAACACCGTTGAGGGCCGTGTGCGGTCCCTGGCACATGTCGTGGTAATCGTGCACCAGCAAGGCAATCCTGAAATTGGATGTTTGCGGGTTAAATAGAGTGAAGATTTTAGTGATTTGATGGAGGTACCTTTTCGCCCCTGGATGTTCCTTGTTTACGGGCAGCGGTAAGCACTTGGCGTCCAGGACACATTCAGCGTCTGCAAACCAAGATTGTTTGGAGATCATTTCGATGGAAATTGTTTATCAGATTGCTTACCAACGGCAAATCCCATCAGTGTTCGCTTGTTGATGCTGACGTGACTTTCCGATGGCAGTAGACTCTTGAGGGCGTCCAACATTCCGGCGATGAGCACTCGCTTTTCTTTGGACGCTTCGGTAGGCACGAAAAGCTTTGGATCATTTTCGTTGATTTCTTTGCAAACCGAAGCGTCACCAAGAATTATGCCAGCATAAGCCTTCAGGTTCAACAGCTTCATCTTTATAGCCGGGGTCAGCTCTCCGTTTCTTTCGTTCTCTAAGCACCCGACAAAGCTAGGCTTAAGCACCGACGCCAGATGTTTGCTGGAGGCACAATTTAGCACCGCGAATGACCAGACCATGTTCAACCAGTCGGTAGATTTGATAAAGTCACTCTCTGAAAGATTGGCTACCAGCTTTGTCTTGACAGCATCCATGTTTGACGGCTCGTGGTTGAGCGTGGCCAACGAAAGGAACAGAGCGCTCATGTGGGAAGGTTTGCAAATTTCACTGTTTGACACCATCCACTCCGAGAGCGAATCCAGAATGGCCGTGTCGCGATACCGGAGCATGCTCAAACTTGTCAGAATTGACCCAACCGGGGCCGGCTTGTCTGTATTACTTGCCAGCTCGGCTTCAGCGTCAACGCATACTCGGCCAGTTAGGACAGGATCCCGAAAATTGAGGCTTGCCATGGCGTAGAGCAAATCGCCACACTCTTTCAGGTTTAACCGGGTCGCATTGCTGCTTATGTTGAAGGCCAGTGACCTAAGCAGAGGCGTACTCCGCTTCTTCTTTTGTGCCAGCGAGGTCATCACCTTAATCATCTGCGGCATCGTGAGTCCAGCGATCAACTTTGCGGCTTCATCGTTCGCTGTCACACCGAGCACAGTCTGCAAATCATCCACGTGGAGTGACGTAGCAGGTGTTGTACGAGCGCTCGCCGCGCCTTTGCCGTTGTTGTTGCGATTGTTTGTCCTTCCCAGCACGCTGCACAGCTGGACAAAGCGAGTGTCATTCTCAAAGTCTGAAAGCTTCACCTTCTGAATCGAACTCCATTCGGCCAAAATCGAAACAATCTGAGGATAAAAAGGCATATTGAGCGAGATAAGATCACAACATGATCAGCTCATACCTTCAATGCCTGCTTCCGGTTAATCTTGGACTGTCCCGGAATTCCCAGCAGATCGTTTACGGTGCCAGCATTAATAATACGATCATCGATATCACTAACAGTCCCAGACGATCCCTTGGAACCTTCCAGAGATTTCTCCTCTTGCAACAACGATGCAAACGCGGCAGCCACGATAGGATCTGAAATAGTACCATGTTAAGCGTTTTATTCCCCATATTACACCATCTTCAAAAAAGCACCCACTTTTGGCCACACCACCCTCTGCAGCCAGTTTAGCAGCACTTTTTCTAGCACGACCGGCGGCCGCCGGCTGCTGCGGATCCGGCAGGTCCGACGGCTTGGCGCCACCCCCGTCTCCGTCGGGCGCCACATGAGAAGCAAAAGGCGCAACCGGTGCGCTAAAGTTCCGCTTGAATATGCCCATACCGATGCCCCGGCTGATTCTGGTTATGCCAAACATCTGCAAGACAAGAAGGAGCCGTGTTTAATGACAAGACTTCCAAGTGATGTGATTTTTATGTAATCTAACCCCTGGTCGCGGGGAGGAAATACATGACCACCAAAATCTCGATACATACCTTGTCAATGCCGTCCAATCAGTTTACGCACTAAAGTTCGTTACAATCCAGAGCTGCTTACTTCCGTCCGTCGGCCCAATGCACCGGAATCTACGCCGAAAATCGCAGAAATTTCACAATGCTCGCTTCGAGactttttttgccgatttacctCATTGCCTTTCGGTTTCGCAAAACGTCAAATTTCCTGGTCGGCGTGTTTCGCCTCCTTTTGTTTATGGTTTTTACACTcttaattcagaaaaaaatcgtttcttgTATGGAGTTGATAATCTTTTTAGCAGAGTTTCGGCAAACCGTACAGATCACTAGTACAGACATTTGGGCACGATCACCCTGTTTTTCTTCACTCAAGCGTGAATCAATCAAGATGCTTCGaagcacttttttttacttagTGTTGGTCAACTGAGGTAGCAGTTCCGGCGGCAATATTTAGATAAGCAAAAGGCGTTAGTTTCAATGCCTGCCAATCTAGCTGCCAATAAAATCATCGGACCATCGCTAGTTTTCAAAATGGTAAGTACGTGAAAGACGAGAACCGGTCCAGGTTCTGAATGGACAGAAGTTAAGATTGTTGCTTAAGATTTTGTTAGATTTTCTAGCGATGGCCGCACAAGAAGACCGAGGTGAACCACGCGCGGCATTTCCCGAGGCACGTAAAACCAGTTGTCGACCAGGAGCTCAAAGCTTCCGGCAGCTGAACCAATCCGGATTGGAACCATGAAGTGCCTCACCCGTATGATACTGGCGTGAAAACCATGGATACGATCACGGACTCGACGCATAATGGTTCAGCTGACGTTTGGAGACTGCATCAGATGGTTCTGAGCAGTGCTGTAAAATTATCAAACTATCAGCTCTCATCAGCTACAATTTTCAAGCCTGAATAATCATGCCCCAAATAcaactctagagttttttttaataattccttaaaaaaaataaaaaagatcaaatcaaattattcgctctacagcattgccttggcgttgttctcgattgcgagattcctactcgaaactaggtgtccgaaggcttgatgcaattgcaaacctctttttacaccccgggattcgaactgacgacctttggattgtgagttcaactgcataccagcgactccaccgagacaggacccagggagacgactcctacacctggactgagctaacgacccactatgggccatctccatacaaacaggcggccaaattatttttttgctttttaaatgttttttcatacaaatttgggtaattgtatagtattgaaatgatatacactcaaactccgatggtttgacaacaactgttgtcaaacgaacggggtcacgttttagtttgacaccccttttacacggagttcacacacactaccaaacgtttgttttgaaagtgtgcgtgagcgccgtgtaaaaagtgacagttcgtcactttttagtttgactttgaccaaccaacggggtacaaattaaaaaagtgtcaaacgaaaaagtgaccaaccaccgggggttgagtgtacgtcgatttttatgactttttatgtttttcaatagttgattgtttataataaataatcttttcatacatttgcaagtgcaacagaattgcatatatattgtattgcaagtttatattattaaattatggataagctaatacatccccactttaaggacacaacccctccctcctctttcttttacccccccccccctctcctccttccctccaacaaaattttgttaagcgtaataaattcattttaagtcaaatatttattatttactgctgtgtgtttctttttgtgagtccatgccatataacttgagacttaatagtttcaaagcttatctcattacctttccaacgatgtatatttgtcctaataaaacatttaaaatggctgagctatgttaaaattaaacaatcagccttttttacgaaaaacgctagttttttactccattttttgattttcagcttgcgtatctccgtaatgaacaaacttagagctttgaaaatttggatttttcttagttagaatgtttactttcgagaaaaaaataccaaaaaatatttggagaaggtcacttttttgaaacttggccacccaatgtaccatagtgcgacctaacctctaggttagaccggggccaacatttgcttccctgtccgacggaaggcgtgatcagacaaatctcgtctcaaaatttgccaccgggaccttctgggatcgaacctagGCCGACTctgtgagaggcaatcacgcttaccacGGTACCGACAATAAGtcttataaatatataaaacagAATagattataggacctttaaaaaacctcTGACACTGATATTCTTTCCGTTTTCTCAGAGCcaaacatagccgaacacgtttttgtGTTAACACACTCGCGTTAGACATTCTCCCCGCATAGTCAACAACCATACAGTCACCATTTGTCGAATGATTTTTCCTAAATGATCTTAATAATACACCAAATAGGGTGCAACCGTACATTTTCCATGCCCCAAACAAtcctacaatttattaaataggtcgttaggtaatgttacaatacatttttacaagggatttttttcgtggatcatagtcataccctaccccaaactgttcaattcttattttatgtgaaccgtaccacaaattaataaaatatgattttaaatggtgaactgctttaccgacacttaccgacaccatttgaaaagggaggagccaaaaaataaactttacaaatgttctgggaactatggatttaacgggaatggtaagtatatgattattaatggtgagcgtttttttttttttgtaatgtccgggatttgttaccgcttgatgatgatgtctcctgttgattcttccgtggtgctgccgccttatctaattgagctatctcagttacattacgtttggcggtttaaaatgcattttattatgaaatgtggcctcaaaatttatcataaatatatcgtatcatgtatggtagaaccatacaaataaattatagaccaatcacatggcgaacagttatcgttctgataatggtcaatcaattgattaaattatttggacttataaaaattatcacgaaaataaattctttacatacaaactatatggcaaacaggtatatcgttccatgaattgttgaacaatggtttgaattgttgggacttaggaaaattttcgctgaattcaggtatatcgttccatgaattgttgaacaatggtttgaattgttgggacttaggaaaattttcgctgaattcaggtatatcgttccgtgaattgttaaagtattatttgaattattcggacttaggatttttttttgctgtagttcaattggctcaatcatacaatacctgtttcaaataatcctaagcgtttggcgaacagttatatcgttccatgaattgttgtacaATTGTTTGGATTATTGGGACTTTAGAGTTTTTCGCTGAGCTTCAAGTTGGCTATGGTACCCTTATGTTTTAACAATAGCTGTTCCGAAAAATCCTTACCATATGGCGAAAAGTTATATttctccatgaattgttgaacaattgtttaaatcatcgggacttaagaaaattttcgctaaaattaatttttggctcaatcatacaaaaactgtttgaaataataccaaacatatgaggaataattatatcgtaccattaattgttgtgcaattgtttcaattattaggacttaggaaatttaggaaattttccgcttaggtttctttgactaaatcataccgagtatcacaacttttatcataccggctaatgttctaacaatagctgtttcgaaccatcctaatcgtatgacgaatagataccgttcattaaattgtaggaaaaaaaatcaaccattcgaatatgtcaagataagtgtaacaattcgggaaatagtaccattttaattttgttatatggtcgtgacattatatcaacaatatcacaaatggtaaccataccagaaataattttcttatgatttcgacagtttcacctttggtatttgattatgcgggtCCTTTTCtctaaatacttcaaaaacttcaaaaagtttccaaaagtctgccaaaaatgtacagATTGAGGTGCGTATCTGGCATCCCTTCCCTatggcatttgaaaattacacgatATTAACCAACTTTTCGTTAGCGTCAAATGAAAAATGTCAATGAATCGACAAAGAAGAAGTGGAGAGTGACCGTCTTGGACTTGTGGcgattattattttcaatttcacacCATTTTCTCATAAAACGCCCATTCGTTGAGCACAAATCAGCAAAACAATCGGCGGTCCATCCGTTTTTGTATTTCGCTGTTTCGTTGCCGCCGTCGGGATCTTTGGAATCAACGAAGTTTGACCCTCGGTTGCTGCGTCGTCCTCTCACAGCACTCCGATAGTGGTTTCGAGAAAGAACGATAGACGAactgtgaaaaaatattaaaagtttgcaaagttCCATCGCTCCGCAGACGACAAGATGAGTTTCCTGTTGTAAGTAAAACAAATCTTTCAAAATCCccataaaagttttcaaacctTTATAAATCTGGCAACTTAATCGGTTTCAGTGCCAAGGTTTCCCGTATGTCGCAGAAAATAGGTCATTATGGAAGAAATAGGCTTTGGGAGATTTCTATTTTTGTTGACGTACATTTTCCTCTTACTTTTATATTTACAATTATTTCCTCGCCaacatttcagtatttttttattgtatggTGCTATGTTAGATTCAAACTCgaaattactttttattaaGGAAGTCTATTTTCTTCTaccacaaatatttttcattgacCGAACTTTCCTATGCTGGACTTAAACTgaacttatttttcataaagGCCTAAAAACGCACGTCTCATCACAACTAAATGATCAAATTACTAAATGGCTaaaggttttgccttcctcaccttactgaggaaaggctataaaatcactcgaaaaacgaaattcttaattagacctcctagacccaccttcatgtatattatcgactcagaatcacattctgagcaaatgtctgtgtgtgtggtgagatgttgataaaaaaaattgcactggattatctcggcactggctgaaccgatttggaccgtattgatctcattcgatccgtcttggggtcccataagtcgctattgaaaattataaagtttagtaaagtacttcaaaagatatgctaaaaaaacgaatctaacaaaagtccggaagattgtgaaaagggtggtttttgtaagaaaccttgtcatgttatacatttttagaaaggtattcgaaagacctttccaacgagttccaaaagttatgcgcacttaagtattattcatgcactttttagaggccggatctcatatatttcgatgaaaacgttgtccggatctatcatgatcaaaagacctttccaaagagttcgatagattgcagatctgacaaccctatcaaaagttataagcacataagtgccctgaattatggaGATCTGACTAACCAATCAGATGGTATGAAAAATGAATCAAATTGATAGACCATTGAAAagtccgcccttttgtatctattttggatagtaTTACCCTCTGAATGTGAGGAAAGCATCAACCACcttagggtggattaagtaacgttttaattTATTGGTCATTATGAACTAAAAACCTAGATATTTATTGACATTTGATAACGTCCTACTCTAACCACCAACACTCACAGTACAGTTTCGTTCCCGGCTAACCAACAAGTCGGACGTAATATGCAAAGCCGAAAGTCTAGCAAGCAAATCAGTCTTGCTGTTACTAAGGCAACGAATACGACATTTTGCGTCGAGATAAAATGGTTcttggaaattttttgaaacccTCTCAACGCccctcaaaagtcctcaagatGACCGATCCAAAACTCAAGAATGCGATTCTGTGGCTGACTGATCTGTTGGCGAAGCCGCACAGACGCCGGAGTCTTCTTCGATGGCTGTCTGTTACTTgtgatgtcaggaacaatgttttcatacaacaaaaaaaaacccaaaagtggtttacaactcgcgcgcggagcataaatgaaaaaagtgcatttttcgagtatttttcagaaatgtgcgtaacaatcatactaaagtcagtCAAATGTTTAATGTCCACTGAACAAATTTCTTGTACATACatggtccataaaagcttgtatttaagcatggcagggcgtttcaCGGAGaacaatttgtattttttagctgaaaattttcaaaaatcactctccaaaacgagccaaaaaacGTGGGTGGGCTAGAGGTCAagtaaaaaagtttatttttcgagtgattttatagcctttcctcattgaggtgaggaaggcaaaaagcacttttttcattcgagctccatttttttttttttgttgtatgaaaacattgttcctgacatcctaatctatcattctagagatgagcaccaaagatttgacaacttttcatcttttttttttttgacgccctactcaccacacataactttcggacgcctagaaatgagcagaaacttacaaaagagaccacaaaagacccgggggtcgtaaaagtggattgctttgcttttttagaTTCCAATCCAAAACCTgccaaaaaaagtaaatctttccctgttcctgaggggaacacacccttgaagagtatcggggccggcatttacaaagcggattctgtggcagtttttaatttaactaatgttaacatgttaaggttaatgttaacatttcataggtcgccttcctaaggtgtcgttgATA
Encoded here:
- the LOC6034810 gene encoding FAST kinase domain-containing protein 4, translated to MFGITRISRGIGMGIFKRNFSAPVAPFASHVAPDGDGGGAKPSDLPDPQQPAAAGRARKSAAKLAAEGGVAKNPIVAAAFASLLQEEKSLEGSKGSSGTVSDIDDRIINAGTVNDLLGIPGQSKINRKQALKIVSILAEWSSIQKVKLSDFENDTRFVQLCSVLGRTNNRNNNGKGAASARTTPATSLHVDDLQTVLGVTANDEAAKLIAGLTMPQMIKVMTSLAQKKKRSTPLLRSLAFNISSNATRLNLKECGDLLYAMASLNFRDPVLTGRVCVDAEAELASNTDKPAPVGSILTSLSMLRYRDTAILDSLSEWMVSNSEICKPSHMSALFLSLATLNHEPSNMDAVKTKLVANLSESDFIKSTDWLNMVWSFAVLNCASSKHLASVLKPSFVGCLENERNGELTPAIKMKLLNLKAYAGIILGDASVCKEINENDPKLFVPTEASKEKRVLIAGMLDALKSLLPSESHVSINKRTLMGFAVDAECVLDAKCLPLPVNKEHPGAKRIALLVHDYHDMCQGPHTALNGVQSLACRLLRAAGYSVLSVPYHEFSTADKLLKRVEYLQKAFKAIVSEKP